The following are encoded together in the Vigna angularis cultivar LongXiaoDou No.4 chromosome 9, ASM1680809v1, whole genome shotgun sequence genome:
- the LOC108347498 gene encoding chromo domain protein LHP1 isoform X2 → MKGGAKKKATADAPAEVVEPSGAADSGSGEGGSDKVQSFEGNEGTQLRNGEDEEPQVEDSEGEGEEGEGEGEQEYGVEGDEEEENAGGAFPGAQGVVLAENFYEVEAIRRKRVRKGQVQYFIKWNGWPETANTWEPPENLVSVPDVVEAFEESLKSGRHRKRKRKHVVHHTQPKKRLERSTTPYSLRRFSSTVGNHSQSALPVLSDASLPVIPAFPQTVLFADELGNGAGSNLESATPVIVNKSPIVLEQNVERNEENDYDPKLSELKASSASGNDADRLAIRIPEAMPSGPGFAGNNGQTAAKPKVVRMETSESGRCRGAKRRKSGSVKRFNKELYAGEPANTQNPIGAAVGTDESALLSRNAGSGGNHARPASNIVKIIKPIGYSASVASGAQDVLVTFVASNWSVQERRSVNFGCNCVLFDNDYFQLMKKQ, encoded by the exons ATGAAGGGTGGTGCTAAGAAAAAGGCCACGGCGGATGCTCCGGCCGAGGTGGTGGAGCCTTCTGGTGCTGCGGATTCGGGAAGTGGAGAGGGTGGAAGTGACAAAGTTCAAAGCTTTGAGGGGAACGAGGGTACCCAGTTGCGGAACGGTGAGGATGAGGAACCCCAGGTGGAGGATTCTGAAGGGGAGGGTGAGGAAGGAGAAGGGGAGGGGGAACAAGAGTATGGTGTGGAgggagatgaagaagaggaaaatgCTGGTGGTGCTTTTCCAGGGGCTCAAGGTGTTGTTCTTGCTGAGAATTTTTATGAAGTTGAAGCTATACGTCGTAAGAGGGTGCGCAAG GGTCAAGTGCAATACTTTATCAAGTG GAATGGGTGGCCTGAGACAGCCAACACTTGGGAGCCACCAGAAAATCTAGTTTCTGTTCCTGATGTTGTTGAAGCTTTTGAGGAGAG CTTGAAGTCAGGAAGACACCGTAAGCGCAAACGCAAGCACGTGGTGCATCATACTCAACCCAAGAAGAGGCTGGAGCGTTCTACCACTCCATACAGTCTTCGACGCTTTTCCAGTACTGTTGGAAACCATTCACAGTCTGCTCTTCCTGTTCTTAGTGATGCTAGCCTTCCTGTTATTCCTGCCTTTCCTCAGACTGTTCTTTTTGCTGATGAATTGGGAAATGGTGCTGGCAGCAATCTTGAAAGTGCCACACCTGTTATTGTTAACAAATCTCCAATTGTTTTAGAACAAAATGTTGAAAGGAATGAGGAAAATGATTATGATCCTAAGCTTAGTGAGCTTAAAGCCTCTTCTGCCAGTGGGAATGATGCCGACAGGCTTGCAATACGAATTCCAGAGGCAATGCCTTCTGGTCCTGGGTTTGCTGGCAATAATGGTCAAACAGCTGCTAAACCAAAGGTGGTTCGCATGGAAACAAGTGAAAGTGGTCGCTGCCGAGGAGCCAAAAGGAGAAAATCTGGTTCTGTAAAGAGGTTCAACAAAGAGTTATATGCTGGTGAGCCTGCCAATACACAAAACCCAATTGGAGCAGCTGTTGGTACAGATGAGTCAGCACTACTATCACGGAATGCTGGTAGTGGTGGTAATCATGCCAGACCTGCTAGCAATATTGTAAAGATTATAAAACCAATAGGCTATTCAGCTTCCGTAGCCAGCGGAGCGCAGGATGTTTTGGTAACCTTTGTGGCTTCAAA CTGGTCGGTTCAGGAAAGGAGAAGTGTTAATTTTGGTTGCAATTGTGTACTCTTCGATAATGATTATTTTCAGTTAATGAAAAAACAGTAG
- the LOC108347498 gene encoding chromo domain protein LHP1 isoform X1 encodes MKGGAKKKATADAPAEVVEPSGAADSGSGEGGSDKVQSFEGNEGTQLRNGEDEEPQVEDSEGEGEEGEGEGEQEYGVEGDEEEENAGGAFPGAQGVVLAENFYEVEAIRRKRVRKGQVQYFIKWNGWPETANTWEPPENLVSVPDVVEAFEESLKSGRHRKRKRKHVVHHTQPKKRLERSTTPYSLRRFSSTVGNHSQSALPVLSDASLPVIPAFPQTVLFADELGNGAGSNLESATPVIVNKSPIVLEQNVERNEENDYDPKLSELKASSASGNDADRLAIRIPEAMPSGPGFAGNNGQTAAKPKVVRMETSESGRCRGAKRRKSGSVKRFNKELYAGEPANTQNPIGAAVGTDESALLSRNAGSGGNHARPASNIVKIIKPIGYSASVASGAQDVLVTFVASKSDGTEVMVNNKYLKAFNPLLLINFYEQHLRYSPTS; translated from the exons ATGAAGGGTGGTGCTAAGAAAAAGGCCACGGCGGATGCTCCGGCCGAGGTGGTGGAGCCTTCTGGTGCTGCGGATTCGGGAAGTGGAGAGGGTGGAAGTGACAAAGTTCAAAGCTTTGAGGGGAACGAGGGTACCCAGTTGCGGAACGGTGAGGATGAGGAACCCCAGGTGGAGGATTCTGAAGGGGAGGGTGAGGAAGGAGAAGGGGAGGGGGAACAAGAGTATGGTGTGGAgggagatgaagaagaggaaaatgCTGGTGGTGCTTTTCCAGGGGCTCAAGGTGTTGTTCTTGCTGAGAATTTTTATGAAGTTGAAGCTATACGTCGTAAGAGGGTGCGCAAG GGTCAAGTGCAATACTTTATCAAGTG GAATGGGTGGCCTGAGACAGCCAACACTTGGGAGCCACCAGAAAATCTAGTTTCTGTTCCTGATGTTGTTGAAGCTTTTGAGGAGAG CTTGAAGTCAGGAAGACACCGTAAGCGCAAACGCAAGCACGTGGTGCATCATACTCAACCCAAGAAGAGGCTGGAGCGTTCTACCACTCCATACAGTCTTCGACGCTTTTCCAGTACTGTTGGAAACCATTCACAGTCTGCTCTTCCTGTTCTTAGTGATGCTAGCCTTCCTGTTATTCCTGCCTTTCCTCAGACTGTTCTTTTTGCTGATGAATTGGGAAATGGTGCTGGCAGCAATCTTGAAAGTGCCACACCTGTTATTGTTAACAAATCTCCAATTGTTTTAGAACAAAATGTTGAAAGGAATGAGGAAAATGATTATGATCCTAAGCTTAGTGAGCTTAAAGCCTCTTCTGCCAGTGGGAATGATGCCGACAGGCTTGCAATACGAATTCCAGAGGCAATGCCTTCTGGTCCTGGGTTTGCTGGCAATAATGGTCAAACAGCTGCTAAACCAAAGGTGGTTCGCATGGAAACAAGTGAAAGTGGTCGCTGCCGAGGAGCCAAAAGGAGAAAATCTGGTTCTGTAAAGAGGTTCAACAAAGAGTTATATGCTGGTGAGCCTGCCAATACACAAAACCCAATTGGAGCAGCTGTTGGTACAGATGAGTCAGCACTACTATCACGGAATGCTGGTAGTGGTGGTAATCATGCCAGACCTGCTAGCAATATTGTAAAGATTATAAAACCAATAGGCTATTCAGCTTCCGTAGCCAGCGGAGCGCAGGATGTTTTGGTAACCTTTGTGGCTTCAAA